ACAGTTACGTCATACCCAGCACCACACACTCGAGTCGTTGCCGGTCACTGGGCTGTTTATTGCTATCGGCCATACCCCTAACACCCAGATAGTGGCTGATCAACTGGCTTTGCGGCAGGGCTATATTCAAGTGCACTCTGGCAGCCAAGGAAATGCCACACAGACCAGTATTCCTGGCGTATTTGCTGCTGGCGATGTGATCGATAGTGTTTACCGTCAAGCGATCACCTCAGCCGGGAGTGGCTGTATGGCAGCTTTGGATGCTGAACGCTACTTAGAGGCACTCGGGAGCTAGTCACGGGCACTCCTCGAGAGTGATCGAGCGTCGTGACGATGCAGCCGTTACCACAGCGCGAACTGATTGCCTGGTTACAACAGCAGGGGCGTGTGGCGCGCAGCGGGTTGATCACGGCACACTGCTTAGGGCTGGGTGCTCTTCTGGCCACAGTGACCCAGTGCTGGCTGCTGGCTGATCTTTTACAGCGCTGGATGCTCAACCCAGACCAACCGCTGCGGTTAGGAGGCGCGGCACTAGCTTTTTTCGGGGTGGTGGTGTTACGGGCCGGGATCTTATGGGGGCGAGAGCAGGTTAATTTCCGGGTAGGCCATCAGGTTCGAACCGCGATTCGACAACAGCTGCTGGATCAGCTAGAGCGCTTAGGGCCCCTGGGCCGTGCCAATCAGCCGGTCGGCAGCTGGAGCAGCACGCTATTGGAGCAGGTTGAGCAGCTGCAGGATTACTATGCGCGCTATCTGCCGCAACGCACACTGGTGCTGCTGGTGCCGGTGACTATTTTAGCCGTGATTTTTCCGATCAACTGGGTGGCGGGTCTCTTGTTCGTGATCACCGCCCCCCTGATTCCACTGTTTATGATCTTGGTCGGCCACCGGGCCGCTGAAGCGAATCGCCGCAATCTGCAAGCCTTCACACGTCTCAGTGGTCACTTTCTGGATCGGCTGCGCGCTTTAGAGACGCTGCGGCTGTTTGATCGGGCACAACCCGCGCTACAAGCGGTAGCAGAGATCTCACACAGCTTACGCCAGCGCACCATGGCGGTGCTCCGCTTAGCGTTTATCTCTTCAGCGGTGCTGGAATTTTTCACGGCGCTATCGATAGCCTTAGTGGCGCTCTATTTTGGCTTCACCTATTTAGGGGCCTTGCGTTTTAGCCAGCTGCCGACTGAGGTGACGCTGTTTGCCGGTCTGTTCACCTTGATGCTGGCCCCGGAATTTTATCAACCGCTCCGCGATCTCGGCAGCTTTTACCATGCCAAGGCGCAAGCGCTAGCGGCCGCCCAAGGATTACGCACCGCCTTGCAGCACGCCCAGCCACCCCCCCCCCTCGAGGCCTCGAGGCTGCGGTCGCCTCAAGCGGCTCAGCTGGTCGCTCGGGAGTTAACGATCTATTCTCACCGGGGCCAGCGTCTGGTCGGTCCACTGAATTTTGCAGTGACGCCTGGCTCGCATCAGGTGATTGTTGGTGCTAGCGGCGCTGGCAAGAGCACGGTACTGCATCTGCTACTAGGCTTCCTCCCCTACCAAGGCTCCTGCACCCTCGATGGCATCGAGCTGCGTGAGCTTGATCGCCAGCAGTGCTCTCGGCAGATCGCT
This genomic stretch from unidentified bacterial endosymbiont harbors:
- the cydD gene encoding heme ABC transporter permease/ATP-binding protein CydD, which encodes MQPLPQRELIAWLQQQGRVARSGLITAHCLGLGALLATVTQCWLLADLLQRWMLNPDQPLRLGGAALAFFGVVVLRAGILWGREQVNFRVGHQVRTAIRQQLLDQLERLGPLGRANQPVGSWSSTLLEQVEQLQDYYARYLPQRTLVLLVPVTILAVIFPINWVAGLLFVITAPLIPLFMILVGHRAAEANRRNLQAFTRLSGHFLDRLRALETLRLFDRAQPALQAVAEISHSLRQRTMAVLRLAFISSAVLEFFTALSIALVALYFGFTYLGALRFSQLPTEVTLFAGLFTLMLAPEFYQPLRDLGSFYHAKAQALAAAQGLRTALQHAQPPPPLEASRLRSPQAAQLVARELTIYSHRGQRLVGPLNFAVTPGSHQVIVGASGAGKSTVLHLLLGFLPYQGSCTLDGIELRELDRQQCSRQIAWVGQTPQLLAGTLLDNIQLRDPTASEQTVARAVQRAAVDRFLPDLPDGLLTRLSNNACELSVGQAQRVALARALLCPCDLLLLDEPTASLDSESEQLVQQALSQASRQQTTLTITHRLEILQASDQLWVMQQGCIVQQGLYADLSTQPGPLADLLAQQLHSPNLKGAE